A region of Ictidomys tridecemlineatus isolate mIctTri1 chromosome 4, mIctTri1.hap1, whole genome shotgun sequence DNA encodes the following proteins:
- the Or51t1 gene encoding olfactory receptor 51T1: MFIFNNTTSSSSGFLLTAFPGLEHADVWISIPVCCLYTVALLGNSMILFVIITERSLHKPMYYFLSMLAAVDLCLTITTLPTVLGVLWFYAREISLKACLIQMYLVHTFSFLESSVLVAMAFDRFMAICNPLQYAVVLTDMMSLVIGLIIFIRQVIFMFPCGLALSNVSFRGGQELSHPFCYHPDMLKYTHSNPWISNFWGMFLQLFLNGTDLLFILFSYVLILRTVLTIVTPRKQQKALGTCVCHICAVTVFYVPMITLSLAHRLFNSTPRVICSILANIYLLLPPVLNPVIYSLKTRMIRQAIFQLFQFKGSRHPNMRGLRRR; this comes from the coding sequence ATGTTCATTTTCAATAACACCACGTCCTCTTCCTCCGGCTTCCTGCTCACTGCGTTCCCTGGACTGGAACATGCTGATGTCTGGATCTCCATTCCTGTCTGCTGTCTCTATACCGTTGCCCTCTTGGGAAACAGCATGATCTTGTTTGTCATCATTACCGAGCGGAGTCTCCATAAGCCCATGTACTATTTCCTCTCGATGCTCGCAGCTGTTGATCTGTGCTTGACCATCACCACCCTTCCCACTGTGCTTGGGGTTCTCTGGTTTTACGCCCGGGAAATCAGTTTAAAAGCTTGCCTCATTCAAATGTATTTAGTGCACACCTTTTCCTTTCTGGAGTCCTCGGTGCTGGTAGCCATGGCCTTCGACCGCTTCATGGCTATCTGTAACCCACTGCAGTATGCTGTTGTCCTCACAGACATGATGAGCTTGGTGATCGGACTCATCATCTTCATACGACAAGTAATTTTTATGTTTCCCTGTGGTCTAGCCTTGAGTAATGTGTCTTTCCGTGGAGGCCAAGAGCTTTCCCACCCGTTTTGCTACCACCCAGACATGCTCAAATACACACATTCCAATCCCTGGATCAGCAACTTTTGGGGCATGTTTCTTCAGCTATTCCTGAATGGCACAGACTTGCTGTTCATCCTTTTCTCCTACGTCCTGATTCTCCGTACTGTTCTGACCATTGTGACCCCCAGGAAGCAACAAAAAGCTCTCGGCACTTGTGTCTGTCACATCTGTGCTGTTACTGTTTTCTATGTGCCAATGATCACCCTGTCTTTAGCACACCGTCTCTTTAATTCTACCCCAAGGGTTATCTGTAGTATTTTGGCCAATATTTACCTACTCTTACCACCTGTACTGAACCCGGTCATTTACAGCCTGAAGACCAGGATGATCCGCCAGGCCATATTTCAGCTGTTCCAGTTCAAGGGTTCAAGGCACCCCAATATGAGGGGCCTTAGAAGAAGATGA